A DNA window from Niabella yanshanensis contains the following coding sequences:
- a CDS encoding fasciclin domain-containing protein, giving the protein MKALRIYTITAAFLLLLSACNKKGYYIDGGTEDGTYKGTIMQYLESRPDVFAQLVDVIKYAGMETVLSSEEVTFFAPADSSIRRTLEITNLLIPFAGKPVITKITDVKPEIWRKYLSRYVFKGSKSLSDYPQIDIGNLSAYSGQMYASYDGVPMNVGVNFTDANGVKYAGYRYLLISLVNSATPRDYTTWWSAFVASSNIKASNGYIHALQFDIHEFGFRSLDFANDLIYNN; this is encoded by the coding sequence ATGAAGGCATTAAGAATTTATACTATCACTGCAGCTTTTTTGCTATTACTGTCTGCATGTAATAAAAAAGGTTATTACATAGATGGCGGTACCGAAGATGGAACCTACAAGGGTACCATAATGCAGTACCTGGAGTCCAGGCCCGATGTATTTGCCCAATTGGTTGACGTGATAAAATATGCAGGTATGGAAACAGTTCTCAGTAGCGAGGAGGTTACTTTTTTTGCTCCGGCTGATTCCAGCATCAGGAGAACATTGGAAATAACGAATTTACTTATTCCTTTCGCCGGTAAACCGGTTATTACCAAAATAACGGATGTTAAACCTGAAATATGGAGAAAATATTTATCCAGATATGTTTTTAAAGGATCCAAAAGTTTATCCGATTATCCTCAAATCGATATTGGTAATCTATCGGCTTATTCTGGCCAGATGTATGCCTCTTACGATGGTGTTCCCATGAATGTGGGCGTAAATTTTACTGATGCAAACGGTGTAAAATATGCTGGATACAGGTATTTGCTTATCTCGCTGGTAAATAGCGCTACGCCGAGAGATTATACTACATGGTGGTCTGCATTTGTCGCATCTTCTAACATCAAGGCATCTAATGGTTATATTCATGCACTTCAATTTGATATTCATGAGTTTGGTTTCAGATCACTTGATTTTGCTAACGATTTAATTTATAATAATTAG
- a CDS encoding LamG-like jellyroll fold domain-containing protein, whose translation MTSFFRENKNISGFLLLALTVTLVFNACNKTANNALDSPENAANPQAKVRKVLMIVMDGGKGSEVKQIAPPVMTDLSENSIFSWDAINTTENITTVSNEAGVATMLTGVNPGKHGVITNVTNNNFDQYATIFSKLKELSPGSRTVAISSSADVVNIMAADATEKKMVSSDAAAKDAALSELNSGNPSFLYVQFTAADQAGMTDAYLASSATYRNAVLQIDQYVGEILTALKARSNAPNEDWIVVIASPKGNSTPYNPVAKPWSAFDDGRHNSFLIMANPRFAYNNKQKPSVFPYYGTTNSYRIGNVTGTSRRYAEVKDAAKYNFGTTGDFSVQCKVKIPSGNFNYPSFLGKRRAFATGAGDHGWVFFLEGTDWQANFNGANGSGGNTQARGTKVSDNNWHNLNLVVRQGGGTARNITVYTDGAKNATTNVGARDLNTTSPFAVGWRDGSNGGDIQMTITDIRIYNRALTDAEIANNYCRTDADLTDASLVGFWPSTTVEYDDSGNPFLRDYTTGANHLYFTNPSIISFSEVTPNACPLVDDVAYRTVPGGVDVATQVYLWMGHTINSDWSLDGQSWVPKYVDLAE comes from the coding sequence ATGACCAGTTTTTTTAGAGAAAATAAGAATATTTCTGGCTTCTTGTTGCTTGCATTGACAGTTACACTTGTTTTTAATGCCTGCAATAAAACAGCAAATAATGCACTTGACAGTCCCGAGAATGCAGCCAACCCGCAAGCTAAAGTGCGTAAGGTTCTAATGATTGTTATGGACGGAGGCAAGGGGTCTGAGGTAAAACAAATAGCTCCTCCGGTGATGACCGATTTATCGGAAAATTCTATTTTTTCCTGGGATGCCATTAATACTACCGAAAATATAACTACTGTAAGTAATGAGGCGGGCGTGGCTACCATGCTCACGGGAGTTAACCCGGGTAAGCATGGGGTTATCACTAATGTAACTAATAATAATTTCGACCAGTATGCCACTATTTTTTCCAAATTAAAGGAACTTTCTCCCGGTTCAAGAACCGTAGCTATTTCTTCATCTGCTGATGTTGTGAACATAATGGCTGCAGATGCTACAGAAAAAAAAATGGTCAGTTCTGATGCCGCAGCGAAAGACGCAGCTTTGAGCGAATTGAATTCCGGCAATCCATCATTTTTGTATGTACAGTTTACTGCGGCAGATCAGGCTGGTATGACCGATGCCTATTTAGCTAGTTCTGCAACTTATAGAAATGCGGTGCTTCAAATTGACCAGTATGTTGGGGAAATATTAACTGCTTTGAAGGCTAGGAGCAACGCGCCAAACGAAGACTGGATCGTTGTGATCGCTTCTCCGAAAGGCAACAGTACACCTTATAATCCTGTTGCCAAACCCTGGTCGGCCTTTGACGATGGCAGACATAATAGCTTTTTAATAATGGCCAACCCAAGATTTGCTTACAATAATAAGCAAAAGCCGTCCGTTTTCCCTTACTATGGAACTACCAATTCGTACCGTATTGGTAATGTAACCGGCACCAGCCGCCGCTATGCAGAGGTGAAAGACGCGGCGAAGTATAATTTCGGAACGACGGGTGATTTCTCGGTACAATGTAAGGTGAAGATCCCGTCGGGAAATTTTAATTATCCTTCGTTCCTTGGTAAAAGAAGAGCATTTGCAACCGGTGCCGGTGATCATGGATGGGTGTTTTTCCTGGAAGGAACGGATTGGCAGGCTAACTTCAACGGCGCTAACGGATCCGGTGGTAATACACAGGCAAGAGGTACCAAAGTTTCCGACAATAATTGGCATAATTTGAATTTGGTGGTAAGACAGGGCGGCGGAACCGCAAGGAATATAACCGTTTATACCGATGGCGCAAAAAATGCTACCACCAATGTGGGAGCCAGGGATTTGAATACTACTTCACCTTTTGCTGTAGGATGGAGGGATGGCTCTAACGGTGGTGATATACAAATGACGATAACCGATATCCGCATTTACAACAGGGCGCTTACCGATGCCGAAATTGCGAATAACTACTGCCGTACAGATGCCGATTTAACGGATGCTTCTTTGGTGGGCTTCTGGCCAAGCACTACAGTAGAATATGATGATTCAGGTAATCCGTTTTTAAGAGACTATACGACCGGGGCCAATCATTTATACTTTACCAATCCCAGTATTATCTCTTTTAGTGAAGTTACGCCTAATGCATGCCCTTTAGTGGATGATGTTGCTTACAGGACGGTACCAGGTGGTGTTGATGTGGCTACGCAGGTATACCTGTGGATGGGGCATACAATTAACTCGGACTGGAGCCTTGATGGTCAGTCCTGGGTGCCTAAATACGTTGATCTGGCTGAATAA
- a CDS encoding RagB/SusD family nutrient uptake outer membrane protein codes for MKRFIYIITLFLIVTIPVGCKKFLSLDPPSNLSGNNFWRNKDDVEGYINGLYSLFRSAVFRADMTAAPGTDEFPFFAWSGDMRGAPIQRNPSTGSNRTYFDLLANNNIRSLVNGGSPDYQNLFNIKRFTQWDRFFKAIASANIAIDVIPDISDPSLSETDKARYIGEAIFIRNICYFFMVRLWGDVPYYTEPYFTGDLTRMDKVAVLKNLLNDMEKAKSGLPWTYSNPAHVAVRSMKGSAIVLMMHINMWLACFDGTNKDAYYRNVDNLGTELDQNNGAYALLPLSRTKEIFKGRTREGLFEIPQNVNYGESFGWSAFSDNVLYAPYKNFRITNSYMSYETDFMEAVFPREVGDNRKSTWYDEEYLYDGGNKFLMLKFANVYANDQAEDVNPDDNQTVFRLSDAYLLQAEALAELGEYEKARTKLNIVRARAIAPNITADGDDLKEQIFLERCREFMGEGQYWYDVVRTKRIINLNYKFGYHCSVSQFNAGAWTWPIDPDNRINNPGITLNSYWL; via the coding sequence ATGAAGCGTTTTATATACATAATAACATTGTTTCTGATAGTAACGATTCCTGTCGGGTGTAAAAAGTTTTTGAGCCTCGATCCTCCCAGTAATTTGTCGGGTAATAATTTTTGGCGTAATAAGGATGATGTTGAGGGCTATATTAACGGACTTTATTCACTATTCCGTTCTGCGGTGTTTAGAGCGGATATGACTGCTGCTCCCGGAACAGATGAGTTCCCGTTTTTTGCCTGGAGTGGCGATATGCGCGGCGCTCCCATTCAGCGAAACCCAAGTACCGGCAGCAACCGTACTTATTTTGACCTGCTTGCTAATAATAATATCAGGTCTCTTGTAAATGGCGGATCGCCCGATTATCAGAACTTATTTAACATTAAAAGATTTACACAATGGGATCGGTTCTTTAAAGCAATTGCATCGGCAAATATTGCGATTGATGTGATACCCGATATTTCCGACCCTTCCCTTTCTGAAACTGATAAGGCAAGGTATATAGGAGAAGCCATTTTTATAAGAAATATCTGCTATTTTTTTATGGTGAGATTATGGGGAGATGTTCCATATTATACCGAACCTTATTTTACCGGAGATCTTACCCGGATGGATAAAGTGGCGGTTTTAAAGAATCTTTTAAACGATATGGAAAAGGCCAAAAGCGGGTTGCCCTGGACTTACTCCAATCCCGCACATGTAGCAGTGAGGTCAATGAAAGGTTCGGCAATTGTTTTAATGATGCACATCAATATGTGGCTGGCTTGTTTTGATGGAACTAATAAGGATGCCTATTATCGAAATGTAGACAATCTGGGGACCGAGCTTGATCAGAATAACGGAGCTTATGCATTGTTGCCGCTTAGTCGTACCAAGGAAATATTTAAAGGAAGAACAAGGGAAGGGCTTTTTGAAATTCCTCAGAATGTGAACTATGGCGAAAGTTTTGGGTGGTCAGCATTTTCTGATAATGTATTGTATGCGCCGTATAAAAATTTTAGAATTACCAATAGTTATATGTCTTACGAAACCGATTTTATGGAAGCTGTTTTCCCGAGAGAGGTAGGCGATAACAGGAAATCTACTTGGTACGACGAAGAGTATTTATACGACGGGGGAAATAAATTCCTGATGCTAAAATTTGCTAACGTATATGCGAACGACCAGGCAGAGGATGTGAACCCTGATGATAATCAAACCGTCTTCCGGCTTTCTGATGCTTATTTGCTACAGGCTGAAGCACTGGCCGAATTGGGCGAATATGAAAAAGCACGTACAAAATTAAATATAGTAAGAGCCAGGGCTATTGCTCCTAATATTACCGCTGATGGTGACGATTTGAAAGAACAAATATTTTTAGAACGCTGCCGGGAGTTCATGGGCGAGGGGCAGTATTGGTACGATGTAGTAAGAACGAAACGTATTATTAACCTCAATTATAAGTTTGGTTATCACTGTTCGGTAAGTCAGTTTAATGCAGGTGCGTGGACCTGGCCTATAGATCCTGATAACCGTATTAATAATCCGGGTATTACACTAAACAGCTACTGGTTATAA
- a CDS encoding LamG-like jellyroll fold domain-containing protein produces MVPAIYYHEKMQSTEFVKADYSSVVINGRDGNTVKATVADGRVYDIGTGSQTIQIKIKGSGPFNWPHFMGKTTRFTQVGWTMFTNSGGSWCFSIRGSNTSEKRLQVTTPNLFDNSWHTVTAVIYDSAGSKWVKRFMDGVRIQDDNGTRNLGANPGSISSSDPLMIGWGDDTGFGAMTFNVADFEIFNTALTDEEVRNNLCLKDLSKHPKYTNLIGYWPCYDGFGSRFKNLAPGMSTHSLGLTGPYLWNADPVIPCTITPTPAGSNKAQVMLSSAGVPGTIFYWLRISVNSKWGIEPSNWLSLYETEFIGVE; encoded by the coding sequence ATGGTACCGGCTATTTACTACCATGAAAAAATGCAATCTACCGAATTTGTAAAAGCAGACTACAGTTCCGTTGTCATTAACGGCAGAGACGGCAATACAGTAAAGGCAACAGTTGCAGATGGGAGGGTTTATGATATTGGTACAGGTAGTCAAACTATTCAAATAAAAATTAAGGGAAGCGGACCTTTTAACTGGCCGCATTTTATGGGTAAAACCACCCGGTTTACACAAGTAGGATGGACTATGTTTACCAATAGTGGTGGCTCCTGGTGCTTTTCGATAAGAGGCAGCAACACCAGTGAAAAGCGATTACAGGTAACAACTCCCAATTTATTCGATAATAGCTGGCATACCGTTACTGCAGTAATTTATGATAGTGCCGGTAGTAAATGGGTCAAAAGGTTTATGGACGGTGTAAGAATTCAGGACGATAATGGTACCCGGAACCTGGGCGCTAACCCTGGTTCTATTAGCTCTTCAGACCCACTAATGATAGGGTGGGGCGATGATACCGGATTTGGGGCTATGACATTTAATGTTGCTGACTTTGAAATCTTCAACACGGCTTTAACGGATGAAGAAGTGCGCAACAATCTATGCTTAAAAGATCTTTCAAAACATCCAAAATATACTAACCTGATTGGATATTGGCCTTGTTATGATGGCTTTGGTTCCAGGTTCAAAAACCTGGCGCCGGGTATGAGTACACATTCTTTAGGATTAACCGGGCCTTATCTTTGGAACGCCGATCCTGTCATTCCTTGCACCATTACGCCAACCCCCGCTGGTTCAAACAAAGCACAGGTAATGTTGTCAAGTGCGGGAGTTCCGGGTACTATATTCTATTGGTTAAGAATATCTGTTAATTCGAAATGGGGAATAGAACCCAGTAATTGGTTGAGCCTATATGAGACTGAATTTATTGGTGTTGAGTAG
- a CDS encoding type 1 glutamine amidotransferase translates to MVDLDKKQVRIAVLDLNAGYPNQGMRCINEIVHSWAEQKNYSIIYDVFDVRVKNELPDLSYDVYISSGGPGDPLSTRFDDWDINWNRWFSDVLRWNDNPSSNTKKFVFLICHSFQMACRHFNAGLLCKRKSTSFGVFPMHVMPEAIGDPVFKNLKNPFFGVDSRDFQLIQPNLDLLHDMGAYITCIEKERPHVPYERAVMGIRFSEYVFGTQFHPEADATGMSQHFQNEEKREMVIKNHGEAKLTIMLEHLEDPDKIHWTNKNLIPNFLNEAYSHLMVEELMEA, encoded by the coding sequence ATGGTTGATTTAGATAAAAAGCAGGTTCGTATTGCGGTTTTAGATTTGAATGCAGGATATCCCAACCAGGGAATGAGGTGTATTAATGAGATCGTACACAGCTGGGCCGAACAAAAAAACTATTCAATTATTTACGATGTTTTTGACGTGCGGGTTAAAAACGAATTGCCCGATCTCTCTTATGATGTATATATATCAAGCGGGGGCCCTGGTGATCCGCTGAGTACCCGGTTTGACGACTGGGATATTAACTGGAACCGTTGGTTTAGCGACGTCCTGCGTTGGAACGACAATCCGTCCAGTAACACCAAAAAGTTTGTTTTTTTGATTTGTCATTCGTTTCAAATGGCCTGCCGCCATTTTAATGCCGGGTTGCTCTGTAAAAGGAAGTCAACATCGTTTGGGGTATTTCCTATGCATGTAATGCCTGAGGCCATTGGCGATCCGGTGTTCAAGAACTTAAAAAATCCTTTTTTCGGTGTGGATAGCCGGGATTTTCAGTTAATACAACCGAACCTCGACCTGTTGCACGATATGGGCGCCTATATTACCTGTATTGAAAAAGAACGTCCTCATGTACCTTATGAACGCGCGGTGATGGGCATCCGTTTCAGCGAATATGTTTTTGGTACCCAGTTTCATCCTGAAGCAGATGCTACCGGTATGAGCCAGCATTTTCAAAACGAAGAAAAGCGTGAGATGGTGATTAAAAACCATGGGGAGGCTAAACTGACCATTATGCTGGAGCACCTGGAAGATCCGGATAAAATTCACTGGACCAATAAGAACCTGATCCCTAATTTTCTAAATGAGGCCTATAGCCATTTGATGGTGGAAGAATTGATGGAAGCGTAA
- a CDS encoding M60 family metallopeptidase yields MKLLNKVNKAVAITLSIAIFASCGKKSDFGYLLDASELDKGVDSTHVAVDTSRGAVDKSKYLQASIFPGLVCIEEPRVTKTINLDLFYVKSEDLRISVLPRPQFSTGFYAAPGELVTITVPEGVYDLVAQVGAWTDNVGHIENAQRDPVIYSQTKLIPGKNEVRNLYGGHIYILPSSPRTSPVSITFDNVVESPDFVLGVTDPVQWKQKVAASCVPYLELRSKYMIFTVRRDYIVRYPVADPQVLMTEWDRGIKEDFYGWTGLEENPLSPEDKSPQLPYRIVLDVNISAGYGHAGFPIMAINDTYWQTTITDIVNLRSSDVWGLYHEIGHNFQQGNYWSWSTLGETTNNLFIFKLAKRMSDLGLGTWPAKHPALQETVGPALQFAASSNSKDFDNSSDPLISDNPFARLVPFLQMFDKIPADWGYPGQKDGWGIMTELYKRSRRAVRPSSTTLAKHDFVYETVSDYTRMDWQLFFRQWGITLSSTAMDRVAAKNYPVMLQEIWKYNPYTQTGGNTFIDPFASNAWSVIAVSSEEKTGEGPPNGLASSIIDGDLNTFWHSQWSGGTGQPPHTIDMDLSTITRLPITIAGFKYAHRQGVSRPAVRVHIEVSNDKTNWTETPGSPFALAEINGFQTFNFSSPVKARYLRLKYNAEDIRDNPNCALAEFAVFK; encoded by the coding sequence ATGAAATTATTAAATAAGGTAAATAAAGCAGTAGCAATAACCCTGAGTATTGCAATATTTGCTTCTTGCGGCAAAAAAAGTGATTTTGGCTACCTGCTGGATGCATCCGAATTAGACAAGGGAGTAGACTCTACTCATGTCGCGGTGGACACTTCACGAGGAGCCGTTGACAAATCTAAATACCTGCAGGCGTCTATTTTCCCCGGTTTGGTTTGCATAGAAGAACCCAGGGTTACGAAAACGATCAATTTAGATTTGTTTTATGTAAAGTCGGAAGATCTGCGTATAAGCGTGCTACCCAGGCCCCAGTTCAGTACCGGGTTTTATGCGGCTCCCGGAGAGCTGGTTACTATTACTGTTCCCGAAGGTGTTTATGATCTTGTGGCACAGGTTGGTGCATGGACCGACAATGTAGGGCATATCGAAAATGCGCAGCGTGATCCGGTTATTTATTCTCAAACTAAATTAATCCCGGGAAAAAATGAGGTCCGCAATCTTTACGGCGGACATATTTATATTCTTCCAAGCAGTCCCCGAACTTCACCGGTATCCATAACTTTTGATAATGTCGTAGAATCGCCTGACTTCGTTTTGGGTGTTACCGATCCGGTACAATGGAAGCAAAAGGTCGCTGCTTCCTGTGTTCCATATCTGGAACTCAGAAGTAAATACATGATTTTTACAGTAAGAAGAGATTATATTGTTCGTTATCCTGTTGCTGATCCTCAGGTGTTAATGACGGAGTGGGACAGAGGAATTAAAGAAGATTTTTATGGTTGGACGGGCCTGGAAGAAAACCCTTTATCACCTGAAGACAAGTCGCCTCAACTTCCATATCGGATCGTATTGGATGTGAACATTTCTGCGGGTTACGGGCACGCCGGGTTTCCGATAATGGCTATAAATGATACTTACTGGCAAACAACTATAACAGATATTGTCAATTTAAGGAGTTCAGACGTATGGGGATTATACCATGAAATTGGTCATAATTTCCAACAGGGAAATTATTGGAGCTGGTCTACTTTAGGAGAAACAACCAATAACCTTTTTATTTTTAAACTTGCTAAACGTATGAGCGATTTAGGTTTAGGTACCTGGCCTGCCAAACACCCGGCGTTGCAGGAAACTGTTGGACCTGCTTTACAGTTCGCGGCTTCATCAAACTCTAAAGATTTTGACAACAGTTCCGATCCTTTAATTAGCGATAATCCTTTTGCGCGGTTAGTGCCGTTTCTGCAGATGTTCGACAAAATTCCTGCGGATTGGGGATATCCGGGTCAGAAAGATGGATGGGGCATTATGACCGAACTATATAAGAGAAGTCGCAGGGCAGTAAGACCTTCGTCTACTACATTAGCCAAACATGATTTTGTCTATGAAACGGTGTCGGATTATACACGTATGGATTGGCAGTTATTTTTCCGTCAGTGGGGAATTACTTTAAGTTCTACCGCTATGGATCGGGTAGCCGCTAAAAACTACCCCGTAATGTTACAGGAAATCTGGAAGTATAATCCATACACCCAAACCGGCGGTAATACTTTTATAGATCCATTCGCAAGCAATGCCTGGTCCGTTATCGCCGTTAGCTCTGAAGAAAAAACGGGCGAAGGCCCACCCAATGGTTTAGCCTCTTCCATTATTGATGGCGATTTAAATACTTTCTGGCATAGCCAATGGTCTGGGGGAACCGGGCAACCGCCCCATACAATTGATATGGATTTAAGTACTATTACCAGGTTACCCATTACGATTGCCGGATTTAAATATGCACATAGGCAAGGCGTATCAAGGCCTGCTGTCAGAGTGCATATTGAAGTGAGCAATGACAAAACGAACTGGACCGAAACGCCGGGTAGTCCGTTTGCGTTGGCAGAGATAAACGGGTTTCAGACATTTAATTTTTCATCGCCTGTTAAAGCAAGGTATTTAAGATTAAAATATAATGCAGAAGATATTCGGGATAATCCTAATTGTGCCCTTGCCGAATTTGCAGTGTTTAAATAA
- a CDS encoding DUF4251 domain-containing protein, with the protein MKNLTHIGCLLILSILAFSSCASQKTVTATEQDYAALINNRRFTFVARTVIPTEDSRFNPRFMFPNGNNLYQLTSGYDVKITPDSVTAYLPFFGRSFTAPLDPTKGGIQFTSTDFDYKQSIKKKNYQITITPKDNRDIRNLLLTVTPSGYAYLQVLSMNKTPISFNGVIEKDQ; encoded by the coding sequence ATGAAAAATTTAACACACATAGGCTGCCTTCTTATATTGTCGATTCTCGCTTTTTCATCCTGCGCCTCGCAAAAAACGGTAACAGCTACCGAGCAAGACTATGCAGCGCTGATCAATAACCGCAGGTTTACCTTTGTGGCCCGTACCGTAATCCCTACGGAAGATAGCCGGTTTAATCCCCGGTTCATGTTTCCCAACGGCAATAATCTTTACCAGCTTACGTCGGGCTACGATGTGAAGATCACTCCTGATTCTGTCACGGCCTACCTGCCTTTTTTCGGCAGATCGTTTACCGCTCCCCTTGACCCTACAAAAGGAGGCATTCAGTTTACGTCTACCGATTTCGATTATAAGCAGTCCATCAAAAAAAAGAATTACCAGATCACCATCACACCCAAGGATAACCGTGACATCAGGAACCTGCTTCTCACGGTTACGCCCTCCGGCTATGCATACCTCCAGGTGTTGAGTATGAATAAAACCCCGATTTCATTTAATGGTGTTATTGAAAAAGATCAATAA
- a CDS encoding DUF5008 domain-containing protein produces MVNSNQYGRSCIGLLVITVCTMFVLSCQKTNFSTTDIYQPNAKVDISFGTDAPQPSVVSEGTIVKYGISGLKAVPQGRYKFYINQMEAGIQEVTDTYISVRVPVNASSGSASVVFDDGQIYYGPGITVRGNTQIADDFLAGIGSNKALSNGSPSFASINGITARPDGNYLIYGNFDEYGNTIVATNITKNIQVIDNTGKALAAESQFVMGKLGLNGAVNDIKILDNGMYLVSGNFSTYDTMSNVNGVARFLTNRTLDFSNYEVANPDPETKPQNSFKAGSAINGGNPGGVLNTYEDTDGKYITVGNYNTYSSIYYPNSTVGSLQLDVITSLGLTKMDELGNFDSTFNYDYTTKKSFAGANGSVITSAQLYEGQIVLGGTFTTFHGKPASRLVCIDPATGLISNAFSGSTDGPVYKITYNVNTERLVITGNFKLYNGVAVNGVAVVKEDGSLDTDVLIKPMADGVPTYCAQLNDGRFIISGTFVKYDNIVRSGFAILNQDGTLAGGYNNTGLFRGRIYGHAEKDVFGATALYLVGNFDRFDNREVGNIVKIVLNNN; encoded by the coding sequence ATGGTTAATTCAAATCAATATGGTAGGAGTTGCATTGGGTTACTGGTAATAACGGTTTGCACTATGTTTGTGTTATCCTGTCAGAAAACCAATTTTTCCACTACGGATATCTATCAGCCAAACGCTAAAGTTGACATTAGTTTCGGAACCGATGCTCCGCAGCCTTCTGTCGTGTCCGAGGGCACGATCGTAAAATATGGCATTTCCGGGTTAAAGGCTGTGCCTCAGGGTCGGTACAAGTTTTATATTAACCAGATGGAAGCCGGTATTCAGGAAGTTACTGATACTTATATTTCGGTTAGGGTTCCTGTAAATGCGAGCTCGGGAAGCGCATCCGTGGTTTTCGATGATGGACAAATTTATTACGGACCCGGTATTACAGTACGTGGCAATACTCAAATAGCTGATGATTTTCTTGCCGGCATCGGATCTAATAAGGCTTTAAGTAATGGAAGCCCTTCTTTCGCTTCTATTAACGGCATCACAGCCAGGCCAGATGGGAATTATTTAATTTATGGAAATTTTGATGAATACGGCAATACCATTGTAGCTACCAACATTACAAAAAATATCCAGGTGATAGACAATACGGGTAAAGCACTGGCAGCTGAAAGCCAGTTTGTGATGGGAAAATTAGGTTTGAATGGTGCTGTAAATGATATAAAGATACTTGATAATGGGATGTACCTGGTCTCCGGGAATTTTTCGACCTATGACACAATGAGTAATGTAAACGGTGTAGCCCGCTTTTTAACGAATCGTACTTTAGATTTTTCGAACTATGAAGTAGCAAATCCTGATCCCGAAACCAAACCTCAGAATAGTTTCAAAGCAGGATCGGCAATCAATGGAGGTAATCCGGGCGGCGTTTTAAATACCTATGAGGATACAGACGGTAAATATATTACAGTAGGAAATTACAATACGTACTCTTCTATTTATTATCCAAACAGCACGGTTGGAAGCTTGCAGCTGGATGTGATTACATCATTAGGATTAACAAAAATGGACGAACTGGGAAATTTCGATTCCACCTTTAATTATGATTACACAACCAAGAAAAGCTTTGCGGGAGCAAATGGCAGTGTAATAACATCTGCTCAATTGTACGAAGGACAAATAGTATTAGGAGGAACATTTACTACATTTCATGGAAAACCGGCATCCAGATTAGTTTGCATTGATCCCGCTACCGGTTTAATCAGCAATGCATTTTCTGGCAGTACCGATGGGCCGGTGTATAAAATAACTTATAATGTCAATACAGAGCGGTTGGTGATTACCGGAAACTTTAAACTTTATAACGGGGTTGCCGTAAATGGGGTCGCCGTAGTAAAAGAAGACGGCTCATTAGATACTGATGTTTTAATCAAACCAATGGCCGACGGAGTGCCCACCTATTGTGCTCAATTGAACGACGGCAGGTTTATTATTAGTGGAACTTTTGTAAAATATGACAATATCGTTCGCTCGGGGTTTGCTATCCTGAACCAGGATGGCACTTTAGCCGGCGGGTATAATAATACCGGATTATTCAGAGGCAGGATATATGGTCATGCAGAAAAAGATGTTTTTGGCGCTACAGCCCTTTACTTAGTTGGAAACTTTGACAGGTTTGATAATAGAGAAGTGGGCAACATCGTAAAAATTGTATTAAACAATAATTAA